The Streptomyces sp. DH-12 genome has a window encoding:
- a CDS encoding helicase associated domain-containing protein, giving the protein MYAICTPSGRYGGADSSSWWDQPWPNEEYLWPARLQATRPAGADPVWWKVAARDLITYPETVVLARLLADRTVQERTATASRRHLPYRLGELPGLLAELADQLGRPWLAHHLATVTHGPLFTWGHSCVHAPTSPVRRHCGRCTRPTGPVPSATSSLTPRPPMALRPHQGPPARQLRGHSLQAEQAFRTGLAQAHAYHQLHGHLAVPKEDTPAGYPLGHGGRVPRRGRQRRRPRFEDGEQVVRVRTDDSGKATAPTLTAGEGTDTYTVAASVGDAMTQFAVEVVAGDGPSASPSPSPSTSISGTSGGTDSSTTGGTSTDLDHGRHVDGPRQRQPRLDRHRRHRPPPRGGRGPGHGGLRGVPPRPAPEAPLARRRVTRRHST; this is encoded by the coding sequence GCCGGCCCGTCTCCAGGCCACCCGGCCCGCCGGCGCCGATCCGGTCTGGTGGAAGGTCGCCGCCCGCGACCTGATCACCTATCCCGAGACCGTCGTCCTCGCACGTCTGCTGGCCGACCGCACCGTGCAAGAGCGCACCGCCACCGCATCGCGCCGACATCTCCCCTACCGGCTGGGCGAACTACCCGGGCTGCTGGCCGAGCTCGCTGACCAGCTCGGGCGGCCGTGGCTCGCCCACCACCTCGCCACCGTCACCCACGGGCCGCTGTTCACCTGGGGCCACTCCTGCGTACACGCCCCCACCTCACCCGTCAGAAGGCACTGTGGGCGGTGCACTCGGCCCACCGGCCCCGTCCCCTCAGCGACCTCCTCCCTCACCCCCCGGCCGCCGATGGCACTCCGCCCGCACCAAGGCCCGCCAGCCAGACAGCTGCGCGGTCACAGCCTCCAGGCCGAGCAGGCCTTCCGGACAGGCCTGGCTCAGGCCCATGCCTACCACCAGCTGCACGGGCACCTCGCCGTGCCCAAGGAAGACACCCCCGCCGGCTATCCGCTGGGCCACGGAGGTCGAGTTCCGCGCCGAGGACGACAGCGACGACGCCCCCGCTTCGAGGACGGCGAGCAGGTCGTCCGCGTCAGGACCGACGACTCGGGCAAGGCCACGGCGCCGACCCTGACCGCCGGTGAGGGCACGGACACGTACACGGTCGCCGCGTCGGTCGGTGACGCCATGACCCAGTTCGCGGTCGAGGTCGTCGCCGGTGACGGGCCCTCGGCGTCCCCGAGCCCGTCGCCCAGCACGAGCATCTCGGGCACGTCCGGCGGCACCGACTCCTCGACCACGGGCGGCACGTCGACGGACCTCGACCACGGGCGGCACGTCGACGGACCTCGACAGCGGCAGCCTCGCCTCGACCGGCACCGGCGGCATCGGCCTCCTCCTCGCGGCGGCCGCGGCCCTGGCCACGGTGGGCTTCGCGGCGTTCCGCCTCGCCCCGCGCCTGAGGCTCCGCTCGCGCGACGACGCGTGACGCGGCGGCACAGCACCTGA